Genomic segment of Frankiales bacterium:
GGAGACGCCTCAGGCCAGGGCGTCGAGCAGCGCCAGGCGCGCGGTGTGCGGCACCACGCGGTCGACGACGACCTCGGCGCACCCCACCCAGGACGCCGCCTCGCGCAGGGCCGCCGCCGTGCCGGCCACCGCCGTCGCCGGCACGCCGCCACGGGGACCGGTCTCGAACGTGACCTGCCGCGCGTGCAGCGTGGAGCCGGTGCGCTTGGGGTCCACCCGTGCCACGAGCCGGCCGTTGTGCAGCACCGGCATGGTGAAGTAGCCGTGCACCCGCTTGTGCTGGGGCACGTAGAGCTCCATCTGGTAGTCGAAGCCGAACAGCCGGGACGTGCGCCCGCGGTGCCACACGAGCGAGTCGAACGGCGAGAGCAGCGTGGTGCGCGAGCGGCCGGCGAGGCCCTCGTGACCGTGCGCGCGCAGCAGGGCGGTGTCGGCGTAGACCGGGCCCTTCCACCCCTCGACCTGCACGCGGCTGACCGAGCCCTCCTCCACGAGCGAGTCGAGGAGGGAGGTGAGGTAGGGCCGGGGCAGCGCCACGGACGCGAGCCGGTGCACGTCGGCGACGTCGCCCACCGTCCCGACGCCGAGCACCCGCACCGAGCGCTGCAGGAGGGCGCGCACGCACTCCTCGTCGCTCGGCCCCGGGATGCCCTCGTCGTCGGTCCAGCCCGGCTGCGGCTCGCGGTGCCGCAGCGGAACGGCCCGCTCCGCCAGGTCGTACACGCGACGCCACCCGACCCGGCGCACGCACACCACCTCGCCGAGGAACAGCAGCCACTCCACGGCGATCTTCGTGTCCGACCAGTCCCACCAGTCGGCGCCCTTCTTCGCGCCGCCGATGTCCGAGGTCATCACCGGCCCGCCCGAGGCGAGCGCCGCGCGCACCTCGCCGATCGCGCGGGTGGGCTCCTCGTGCCAGTGGAACCCTCGGCGCTTGTAGGCGCGACGGCGGAACGCGAACAGCGGCCACTCCTCGATGGGCAGCACGCTGGCCGCGTGCGACCAGTACTCGAACGACGTCGCCTCCCCAGGGTGCTCGGCCCCGGAGCCACCGCCCCAGTACGCGGACTCGACGGCCTGCCGACCGACGGCCCCGAGGCGGGCGTACTGCACGAGCTCGTGGCTGCGCGCGAGCACGCTCACGGTGTCGAGCTGCACCGCGCCGAGGTGCCGCAAGGTCGCCTCGGCCGCCGCGGTGCGGCGGGCGAGCCCGGCGCGCGCGGCCTGGGCCGGCCGCAGCGGCAGGGCGCCCGGCACCAGCCCCTGGGCGTGCAGCACGAGGGTGCGGGCCTCCGCCAGGGACAGCGAGGCGGACGTGGTGGCGGCGGTCACGAGCGGGAACCTATCCGCGAGGGCCGACGGCGCCTCAGGCGATCTGGAGCACGCCCTCGCGCACCGCCCGCACGACCGCCTCCATCCGCGAGTGCACCTGGAGCTTCTCGTGGATGTTGCGCACGTGGTTCTTCACCGTGTTCTCGCTGATGAACAGCGTCTCGGCGATGGCCCGGTTGTTCAGGCCCTGCGCCACGAGGGTGAGCACCTCCAGCTC
This window contains:
- a CDS encoding winged helix-turn-helix domain-containing protein, with the protein product MTAATTSASLSLAEARTLVLHAQGLVPGALPLRPAQAARAGLARRTAAAEATLRHLGAVQLDTVSVLARSHELVQYARLGAVGRQAVESAYWGGGSGAEHPGEATSFEYWSHAASVLPIEEWPLFAFRRRAYKRRGFHWHEEPTRAIGEVRAALASGGPVMTSDIGGAKKGADWWDWSDTKIAVEWLLFLGEVVCVRRVGWRRVYDLAERAVPLRHREPQPGWTDDEGIPGPSDEECVRALLQRSVRVLGVGTVGDVADVHRLASVALPRPYLTSLLDSLVEEGSVSRVQVEGWKGPVYADTALLRAHGHEGLAGRSRTTLLSPFDSLVWHRGRTSRLFGFDYQMELYVPQHKRVHGYFTMPVLHNGRLVARVDPKRTGSTLHARQVTFETGPRGGVPATAVAGTAAALREAASWVGCAEVVVDRVVPHTARLALLDALA